From the Gemmatimonadaceae bacterium genome, one window contains:
- a CDS encoding putative DNA modification/repair radical SAM protein, with translation MTIIGKLAILADAAKYDASCASSGAKGRKAAKNAIGSTEGTGICHSYTPDGRCVSLLKILLTNFCIYDCSYCINRRSSGVRRARFTPDEVVRLTLDFYRRNYIEGLFLSSGIIRDSDYTMEQLIAVAKTLRLTHGFAGYIHLKTIPSAAPELIREAGRWADRLSINVELPRQNDLDALAPEKNLVQITRAMGTIRDGIAEARENQAQVKRPGVTRSPIAFSPAGQATQMIVGATDATDSVLLQTSAKLYAEQKLKRVYYSAFSPIPDASNVLPAAAPPLLREHRLYQADWLMRFYGFGVNELTTLATPNLELDFDPKLAWALRNRDRFPMDVNVAPKEELLRIPGIGVRSVKRIIAARRWTRLRMDDLQRLQVALSRARPFITTADYTPGRLDPESSHLLHRVRTSGQLDLWSSPAVAARTGEL, from the coding sequence ATGACAATCATCGGGAAACTCGCGATTCTCGCCGATGCCGCCAAGTACGATGCATCGTGTGCAAGCAGCGGGGCCAAGGGGCGAAAGGCGGCCAAAAACGCAATTGGATCGACCGAGGGCACCGGCATTTGCCATAGTTACACGCCCGATGGACGCTGCGTATCGCTGCTGAAAATCCTTCTGACGAACTTCTGCATTTACGATTGCTCTTATTGCATCAACCGTCGGTCCAGCGGCGTTCGGCGGGCCCGTTTCACTCCCGACGAAGTAGTCCGGCTCACCCTCGACTTCTACCGTCGAAATTACATTGAGGGCCTGTTTCTCAGCTCGGGCATTATCCGTGACTCGGACTACACGATGGAGCAGCTCATTGCCGTCGCGAAAACGCTGCGGCTTACCCACGGATTCGCGGGCTACATCCATCTGAAGACCATTCCCAGCGCGGCGCCGGAACTGATCCGCGAAGCCGGACGCTGGGCAGATCGCCTCAGCATCAACGTGGAGCTTCCACGCCAGAACGATCTCGACGCACTGGCTCCAGAAAAAAATCTCGTGCAGATCACTCGGGCGATGGGTACGATCCGTGACGGTATCGCCGAAGCCCGGGAGAATCAGGCACAGGTCAAACGCCCGGGAGTTACACGCAGCCCGATAGCATTCTCCCCGGCTGGGCAGGCAACCCAGATGATTGTGGGGGCCACTGACGCAACAGATTCGGTATTGCTCCAGACATCCGCAAAGCTTTACGCCGAGCAAAAGCTGAAGCGCGTGTATTACTCGGCCTTCAGTCCCATTCCGGATGCATCGAACGTCCTGCCCGCTGCGGCTCCGCCACTGCTGCGGGAGCATCGCCTTTATCAGGCGGACTGGTTGATGCGGTTCTACGGGTTCGGGGTGAATGAGCTCACCACGCTCGCGACTCCCAACCTCGAGCTTGACTTCGACCCGAAGCTTGCGTGGGCTCTTCGCAATCGCGATCGATTCCCGATGGACGTCAACGTCGCGCCGAAGGAGGAGCTGCTACGCATCCCCGGTATCGGCGTACGCAGCGTCAAGCGGATTATCGCCGCTCGACGCTGGACACGACTCCGAATGGATGATCTGCAACGGCTCCAGGTCGCGTTATCGCGAGCTCGGCCGTTCATCACTACCGCCGACTACACGCCGGGTCGTCTGGATCCCGAATCGTCTCACCTCCTGCACCGGGTCAGAACGTCAGGCCAGCTCGATCTCTGGTCTTCCCCTGCAGTGGCGGCACGCACCGGCGAATTGTGA
- a CDS encoding phosphodiester glycosidase family protein → MKITPPLIGRTTLARCHLAVALLAALSCSEPRPVTAPAPAPTPVPSVPTDTIRSFDIAPGVRHTFRWEVAGPWAVNIVEIDLARCGVALRTVKALDQLVGRETTTQLSARLANRLNRPVFAAVNGDYFSFTPAGYPSGTQVTEGEPLRGYTSRPVFGVTTTATTFFGADQLTGTLRSRRGVTSEMRRVNEQPDTLRIALYNRFVGPTTLDAEAAVEVVARIIRRAPGVGDTVRAVAQSIDTVPAGVAIPSDGMVLAGKGRGAAYLRANIAVGDTISWVMRFPAAPAAVAEMIAGDPQLLRAGISLAPFAGTVAAERHPRTAFAVTGDRKVLLVTVDGRQPGYSAGMTLIELTALLTRLGAMEAMNTDGGGSTTMVVNGRFVNRPSDATGERPVANALAVVGPAAGVCP, encoded by the coding sequence ATGAAGATCACCCCGCCCCTTATCGGCCGAACAACGCTTGCGCGCTGCCATCTCGCAGTTGCACTGCTCGCCGCGCTCAGCTGTTCCGAGCCGCGGCCCGTTACGGCGCCCGCGCCTGCGCCAACTCCAGTGCCGAGCGTCCCCACGGACACGATTCGTTCATTCGACATTGCTCCCGGCGTTCGTCATACGTTTCGCTGGGAAGTCGCCGGACCGTGGGCGGTAAATATTGTAGAGATCGACCTTGCGCGATGCGGTGTGGCGCTCCGAACAGTGAAGGCGCTCGATCAACTGGTAGGACGCGAAACTACGACGCAACTCTCTGCGCGTCTTGCGAACCGGTTGAACCGCCCGGTATTTGCCGCCGTCAACGGAGACTACTTCAGTTTCACGCCGGCCGGCTACCCGAGCGGTACACAGGTTACCGAAGGCGAGCCGCTGCGTGGTTACACAAGCCGCCCCGTATTCGGCGTCACGACTACGGCTACCACCTTCTTCGGTGCCGATCAACTCACCGGAACGCTTCGCTCGCGGCGCGGTGTGACCTCAGAGATGCGCCGCGTCAACGAGCAACCCGATACGCTTCGTATCGCTCTCTACAACAGGTTCGTCGGGCCGACTACTCTCGACGCAGAGGCCGCAGTAGAGGTCGTCGCGCGGATCATTCGGCGCGCGCCTGGTGTGGGAGACACGGTTCGCGCGGTAGCACAAAGTATCGACACCGTGCCCGCCGGAGTTGCCATTCCCAGCGACGGTATGGTGCTCGCTGGAAAGGGACGAGGCGCTGCTTATCTCCGCGCCAACATTGCGGTCGGCGATACCATCTCGTGGGTGATGCGCTTCCCGGCCGCGCCAGCGGCAGTCGCCGAGATGATTGCCGGCGATCCGCAGTTGTTGCGCGCCGGAATCAGCCTCGCACCATTTGCCGGCACTGTCGCCGCCGAGCGACATCCGCGCACCGCGTTCGCAGTGACGGGCGACCGGAAAGTGCTACTCGTTACCGTCGACGGCCGTCAGCCCGGCTATAGCGCCGGGATGACACTCATCGAGCTTACGGCCCTGCTCACGCGACTCGGTGCCATGGAGGCAATGAATACCGATGGTGGTGGCTCCACCACCATGGTTGTCAACGGCCGATTTGTTAACCGGCCGTCAGACGCCACCGGCGAACGGCCAGTGGCGAACGCGCTCGCTGTAGTCGGTCCGGCCGCAGGGGTTTGTCCGTAA
- a CDS encoding L,D-transpeptidase, with the protein MYRSNRVKLIVGFAVTLATAGCVSSNDDENAVPADSAGIPRTVTTVPATPDSVAMPVAPPDSVAMVPPAAPVSDMRLEVDLAARKLYAYKGSERVATHSVGVGSKEWPTKTGEWRVTQVVFNPEWVPPDETWAEEKEPREPGDPKNPLGRIQLVYDPPRSIHGTNAPSSIGKAISHGSIRVTNQVGLKVAKQLLESAGVGKDSAWYKEAAQNRSVKQIVDLPGGVPIKVF; encoded by the coding sequence ATGTACCGAAGCAACCGAGTCAAGCTCATCGTCGGATTTGCCGTCACGCTCGCAACTGCTGGATGCGTCAGCTCGAACGACGACGAAAACGCCGTGCCGGCCGACAGCGCCGGGATCCCCAGGACTGTAACCACCGTGCCGGCCACGCCTGATTCCGTGGCCATGCCCGTGGCGCCTCCCGATTCGGTGGCGATGGTGCCTCCTGCAGCGCCTGTCTCCGACATGCGCCTCGAAGTGGATCTGGCTGCCAGAAAACTCTACGCGTACAAGGGCAGCGAGCGAGTTGCGACGCATTCTGTTGGGGTGGGATCGAAGGAGTGGCCGACAAAAACAGGCGAGTGGAGGGTGACTCAGGTGGTCTTCAACCCCGAGTGGGTTCCACCCGACGAAACGTGGGCGGAGGAGAAGGAGCCGCGCGAGCCAGGCGACCCGAAGAACCCGCTCGGAAGGATTCAGCTGGTGTATGATCCTCCGCGCTCGATCCACGGTACAAACGCCCCTTCCTCGATCGGCAAGGCGATCTCGCATGGCTCGATCCGCGTGACGAACCAGGTCGGGCTGAAAGTCGCGAAACAGTTGCTGGAATCGGCCGGAGTCGGCAAGGATTCAGCGTGGTACAAGGAGGCTGCGCAGAATCGATCGGTGAAGCAGATTGTGGACCTCCCGGGAGGGGTACCGATAAAGGTGTTTTAG
- a CDS encoding putative porin: MPIVAGRILPALLPVALLLVVAQTGSAQSADTAVREAWWHRISAGGDMRLRMETFQQDSAFDRFRGRVRLRVSAGARINKDFDVGVRLATGSPSELTSTNQTFGQWGTRKPVTLDRAFAVYHPSRIPALRIGAGKFAYPVRLTNMIWDENLSWEGAYEQLGTSRGGVDFKLTAVQSQMNELRRAKDSYLYVESAELRFATGRYRTGLTVSSLKFTNPDPLAVDIDNNVLNGRSTNRLERNASGSVTGYASDFNQIDLIADVAAETGRKGYPIKATADFVRNLDASTEDDSGIWIEGQYGEAKAIRSFMVGYTFARIEQDAALGAFVFDDMLGSNAVMHRPFVSYVPLANVNVDVGLIFSRWIKPRPEDNNNLLTRVQLSARALF, translated from the coding sequence ATGCCAATCGTGGCCGGCAGGATTTTGCCAGCGTTGCTGCCGGTAGCACTGCTCCTGGTGGTCGCTCAGACAGGCTCCGCGCAGAGCGCGGATACCGCCGTTCGTGAGGCCTGGTGGCATCGGATATCTGCCGGAGGCGACATGCGCCTACGCATGGAAACGTTTCAGCAGGACAGCGCATTCGACCGGTTTCGCGGCAGGGTGAGGCTGCGGGTCTCGGCTGGCGCGCGGATCAACAAGGATTTCGATGTAGGTGTGCGTCTGGCGACGGGAAGTCCGTCGGAACTGACCTCAACCAATCAGACATTCGGGCAATGGGGAACACGCAAGCCTGTCACGCTCGACCGGGCGTTCGCGGTTTATCATCCATCCCGAATTCCGGCATTACGTATTGGCGCAGGCAAGTTTGCGTATCCGGTGCGGCTGACGAACATGATCTGGGACGAAAACCTCAGTTGGGAAGGCGCGTACGAGCAGCTGGGGACATCCAGGGGCGGCGTTGATTTCAAACTGACTGCGGTGCAGTCGCAGATGAACGAGTTGCGCCGGGCGAAGGACTCATATCTTTACGTCGAGTCTGCCGAGTTGCGGTTTGCTACCGGGCGTTACCGCACCGGGCTCACTGTGTCGTCACTGAAGTTTACCAATCCGGATCCGCTTGCCGTTGACATCGACAATAATGTGCTCAACGGCCGGAGTACTAATCGTCTGGAGCGCAACGCGAGCGGGTCGGTGACCGGGTATGCCTCTGACTTCAATCAGATCGACCTGATAGCCGACGTTGCGGCAGAAACCGGGCGCAAGGGATATCCCATCAAAGCCACCGCGGATTTCGTGAGGAATCTGGACGCATCTACGGAAGACGATTCCGGCATATGGATTGAAGGACAGTACGGCGAGGCGAAGGCGATCCGCAGCTTCATGGTCGGATATACCTTTGCGCGCATCGAACAGGATGCCGCGCTCGGGGCGTTTGTGTTTGACGACATGCTCGGCTCGAACGCAGTCATGCATCGCCCGTTCGTCTCCTATGTACCGCTGGCGAATGTCAACGTCGATGTCGGCTTGATTTTCTCCAGGTGGATCAAACCGCGGCCAGAAGACAACAACAACCTGTTGACCCGCGTTCAGCTGAGTGCGCGCGCGCTTTTCTGA